TACCAGATGTGGCCCAGCTCCAGCCGGCGATGGGTCGGGACCATGTTCATGAACGCCGCCATGCCGACCGGGGAGCCCGAAGACTGCCCGCGGACGAGCCACCACTGCGGGTCTCTCGAGCCCGCGACGAGGCGCACCATCGCCGAGCGCATGGCGTCCGCGCTCTCGAACGGGCCGTAGGCCATGTAGGTCCACTGCCCGGGGTCGGCGTGCTCGCAATGGGTGGCGTCGAACAGGAGAGCGGCGTCGCGCGCGGCGTCGGGGTGCTCAAGCCGGACTGTCATGCCCTCCATCGGCCGTCCGCCCGGCAACTGGCAGGGAGCAGGGTCGACCACCAGTGGGCGACCGGAGGTCCGTCGTCCGTGGGGAGCCGATCGGCTGGCGGCGCGCTCACCTTCCCTCGCCCGGGGCGTCCGGCCGGACGTACCGCAGGAGGGCGCCTCCGAAAGCGACGACCGCGCCGTACACCGTCCCGTCGCCGGCGACGGTCACCCCCTCGGGATTCGAGCCGTCGATGAACCAGTCGAGCGATCCGGTTCGCAGGTTGCCGATCCGGATGCCGTACTCCCAGCCTGGATGCTGACCGTTGCGCGACGAGGCGGAGTCGGCGACGTAGACCGTGTCGTCGGCGGCGATGTGGAGGCCGCTCGGCCGGCTGTACTGGTAGAACTCCTCGATGAACGCGCCGTCCGTGTCGAACACCTGGAGGCGGTCGTTGCCCCGGTCCGCGACCACGACGCGACCGCGCGAGTCGAGAGCGATGGCGTGCGGCGTGCGGAACTGGCCCGGTCCGCCGCCGTGCGAGCCCCATTCGGCGAGATAGCTCCCGTCCGGCGCGAACTTGACGACGCGCGCCGTCGTGTGCGGCCCGGCCCCGGGGAGCTGGCCGCCGTGGCCGTCGGCGACGTAGATGGTCCCGTCCGCCGCGACCACCACGTCGCATGGCTGGTCCAGGGTGCTCTGTCCGGCGGCGCCGACGCCGGGCGTGCCCAGTGTCATCAGCAGCTCGCCCCGCGGGCTGAACTTCATCGCCACGTGGCCCTTGCCCTCGCGATGGGGATCCACGCCGTCGGGCCCCTGCGCGTCGGTCACCCAGACGTTGCCGTCGGGGTCGACGTGCAGCCCGTGCGGCTGGATCATGAGTCCGGCGCCGAAGCTGGCGACGAGGTTGCCCGCCGGGTCGAACTTCAGGACCGGGTCGAGATCGACGCCCGCGCAGGAGTTGCCGCCGCAACGCTCGGCGACCCACACGTGGCGCCCGTCCCGGTCCATGTCCACGCCGCCGGTCGAGCCCCATTCGCGGCCTTCCGGCAGCTTCGCCCAACCGTCGACGGTCGCGTAGGGATTCGGGGCGTCGTTTTGAGGCGCGATGTCGGGCTGTGCAGCGGCAGGACCCGCTGCCCCGACGAGCGCGCCGAGCGCAAGGGACAGCGCTGCCGGGAGCCTGGGCGCGCGGAGCCTGGATGCCATGAGTGCCATCGTCATTCCCGAACCGTAGCACGCACGCGCGGCGGACGCGGGTTCAGCCGTCCAGCGCGGCCAGCCTCTCGCGCGCCTCGCGCGCCGGCTCGTATTCCGCGTCGGCGTTCTCCCACGCCGCGAGAGCCCGTGGCAGGTGCTCGACGGCACCGGCGGCGTCGGACCTCCGTTCCAGCACGCGTAGAGCGCGATGGAACGGGGGCACGCGGCGCTCGAGGAGATTCGTCATCAGAGAGGCCATCGCCTGCAACGTAGCCGGATGTCGGCCGGCGGTCAAGACCGGGCCGGGACGTTGCTCGCGTGCGTGAAGGAGGCAGCCGCCCGTGTATCCGCACCAGTGCCAGCGGTTGCCACCGGGAGCGAGTCCGAGCCGTAGCGATACGGCGGGACGGTTACGTCGTCACACCAGGGGCTTCAGATCGCCCAGCATGGTGGGAACGAGCTCGGCGACGGTGGGATGAATGTGCACCGCACGTTGAATGACCGTGTACGGCGCCTTCGCGTACATGACGTCGAGGATGGCGTGGACGGCTTCGTCGCCGCCGACGCCGAGAATGGCGGCGCCGAGGATCTGCTTGTTCGAGGCGTCGACCAGCACCTTCATGAACCCTTGCGTCTCGCCGCGCTGGACTGCGCGCCCGACTTTCGTCATCGGCCGTTTGCCCACCAGCGCCGGGCGTCCCGACGCCCGCACCTGTTGCTCCGTCATCCCGACGCGGCCGAGGGGCGGATCGATGAACAGGCCGTAGCAGTCGATCCGGTCCGACACGCGGCGGCGGTCGCCGTGCAGCAGGTTCGCGGCCACGATCTCGTAGTCGTTGTAGGCGGTGTGGGTGAATGCGCCGCGGCCGTTGCACTCGCCGAGCGCCCACACGCCGGGGACACCCGTCGCGAGCGTGTCGTCGACGCGTACGTGACCACGCGCGTCCACTTCGACGCCGGCGGCTTCCAGGCCGAGGTCATCGGTGTTGGGACGGCGTCCCGCGGCCACGAGAAGCATGGATCCGGTCACGCGGGGCGGGCCGTCGTCGCAGGTGACGCCGGCGACAATCCGGTCGTCGAGCGTGTCGACGCGCACGCAGTCGGCGTTGAGGCGGACCTCGACACCCTCTGATTCGAGAATCTCCCTGACGGCCGACGACACGTCGGCCGACTCGCGCGGGAGCAGCCGGTCGCCCCGGTGAATCAGCGTCACGCGGCTGCCGAACCGCCGGTACATCTGCGCGAACTCGATGCCGATGTAGCCGCCTCCGATGATGACGAGGTGCTCCGGCAGCGAGTCGACCGCCATCATGCCCGAGTTGGTCCGGTAGGGGACCCGGTCGAGTCCGGGGAACGCGGGGACGTGAGCGCGCGCCCCGACGTTGATGAAGATGCGGTCGGCCTGGAGGATTCGATCCTCTACCCGTATGGTGCGCGGACTCTCGAAGCGCGCATGACCGGTATGCACGGTCACGTTGTCGAGGGCCCGGAGCCACTTCTCGACGCCCTCGCTCGAACGACGCACGATGGCGTCCTTGCGCGCCTTGACCTTCTTCATGTCGATCGACACGCCGCCGCCGATGATGACGCCGAACTCGCCGGCGCGCCGCGCGACGTGGGCGGCGTGAGCGCTCGCCACCAGCGCCTTCGTCGGGATGCAGCCGACGTTGACGCAGGTCCCGCCGAAGCGGTGCCGTTCCACGACCGCCACCCGCATGCCGGCGCCCGCCAGGGCCGCGGAGAGACTGGGGCCCGCCTGACCGGTTCCGATCACGATGGCGTCGTACGAGTTCATGTCTTGGCTCCCATTGGCGTGTGTTTGAAAAGCACCGTTGTGAGACGATCATTCCGAGTCGGAAGATGACGCGCAAGTACCTGGGCGAGGAGTAGTGAGAGATGCCACTCGATGCCGACGAGCGTGAGCTTCTGGAGTCGGTCGAACGCGGAGAATGGCGGTCCACGCGGGGATTCGCACACCAGCAGACCGAGTACGCGCGCCGGGCGGCGGCGACGTTCCGCAAGGATCGCCTGATGGACATCTTCACGGACGACGCCGGGCGCAGGATTCGGCGTGAGCGGGC
The sequence above is a segment of the Acidobacteriota bacterium genome. Coding sequences within it:
- a CDS encoding FAD-containing oxidoreductase, translated to MNSYDAIVIGTGQAGPSLSAALAGAGMRVAVVERHRFGGTCVNVGCIPTKALVASAHAAHVARRAGEFGVIIGGGVSIDMKKVKARKDAIVRRSSEGVEKWLRALDNVTVHTGHARFESPRTIRVEDRILQADRIFINVGARAHVPAFPGLDRVPYRTNSGMMAVDSLPEHLVIIGGGYIGIEFAQMYRRFGSRVTLIHRGDRLLPRESADVSSAVREILESEGVEVRLNADCVRVDTLDDRIVAGVTCDDGPPRVTGSMLLVAAGRRPNTDDLGLEAAGVEVDARGHVRVDDTLATGVPGVWALGECNGRGAFTHTAYNDYEIVAANLLHGDRRRVSDRIDCYGLFIDPPLGRVGMTEQQVRASGRPALVGKRPMTKVGRAVQRGETQGFMKVLVDASNKQILGAAILGVGGDEAVHAILDVMYAKAPYTVIQRAVHIHPTVAELVPTMLGDLKPLV